One Myxococcaceae bacterium JPH2 genomic window, TGCGCACGCAGCAGATGGCCCAAGGAAGCCAGGTCACCCAGGCGACGTGCGAGAACGACCAGACGCTCCCGGGCCTGTTCGCTCTCAGGGCTCTCCGAGAGCGCCTCCGCCCAGGCCCACTGCGCGAGCCGAAGGTCTCCGAGCACGTTCTCGGCCGTGCTCGCGAGCACCTTGAGCGCATCGAGTCGGTCCACCGTCCGACGAGGCGCGGCGATGCAGGCCTGCTTCAGCCGCTCCGCGACGGTGGGGCGCTCCGAGTCCGCGACGCAACGCACGAGCCCCGCGAGCACCGGCAACACGCCCGGCGCAATCGCCTCGGCCGCATGGAAGTCCCGGCGCGCCTTTCCCAACTCCGCAAGGTGCAGCCACCGCTCGCCTCGCGTCAGGAGCGCGCTCGCGCGAGCCCGCGGCGTTCGCGCATTCAGGATGGCTTCATCCAGCGCGCGCCGCACGACACTGGCGTCGCCACGCTGGGTCAGCAACCGCACCTGCTCACGGAGCGCATCGCGATCGCCGGTCAGCTCGACGATCTCCCGGTAGACGCGGGCCGCGCCAACCGGATCCTTCAGCTCGGTCTCCATCACCTCCGCGAGGCGAGTGAGCACCTCGGCCCGAGCCTGGGGCTCTTTCGTGAACTCCGCGCGCTTGAGGTAGAGCTGCGCCAGCTCGCGCCAGGAGCGCTTGGCGATGAGCTGGGCCTCCATGCGCTGTGAGCGGGCCAGCTCCGCCGAATCCTCCGATGCGGTCGCGGACGCGGGGCGCGCCACGTTGCTGGCCTCGGATGAATCGCTGCTGCTCTTGCCATCGCTCGGGCGAGTTCCCGAGATGGAGGGTGGCCGCTCGCGGCCGGGCTCACCTCGCGGAGGGGCACTCCCGGAGCTTCGCGCGACGGAGGCAGCTTCATCCACGGGCAGAGGGGGAACGGACTCCGCGGTCGGAAGCTCGTCTTCGGGTGGCGCGCCACGGACAGGCGCGGGGACCCGCACCGCATCGGAACGCTTCGACTTGTTCGATGCCGTGCCCGCCGACACCGCGGCATCACCGAGCGCCGGTACCTGGACCGTATCCGTGCGCTTCGGTCCAGCCGTGGCCGAGCCCAAGAGCGACTCGACGTTCAGCGCGGGCACCAGCACCGTGTCCGAGCGCTTCGGCGAAGCGCCCGCGCCGCTGACTGGGACCTCCGCACCGAGCGCCGGCACCAACACCGTGTCCGAGCGCTTCGGCGAAGCGCCCGAGCCACCCACGTCCTCCGCGCGCTTCGGGGAGGCACTTGGACTCCCGGCATCCTCCGTGCGCTTCGCGACGGGGCGCATGCTGCTCGCCGGAACATCCTCTGCGCGCTTCGCCCCAGATTCAGCTGCAGCGATGTCGCCGCCGACCACGGGAACAAGCACTGTGTCCGAGCGCCGAGGCCCCACTGGAGAGGCCGAACTCAGCCCTTGGGGGGGACGCTCGCGGCTGGATGCAGGCGCGGCCTTTCCTGGCCCGTCGTCTTCCCATGGGAACTTCGGCGCATCGACCTTGGTCGCCTCCAGCGGAAGGCCGACCAGCGGCACCTCGACCGTTTCAGCGCGAGCACGGTCCCAAGTCGCCGAAGTCGTGGACTCAGGGCTCGGAGCCTTGTCCTGCGAAGGAGACGGGCGAGCCTTCGCGGCCTCCAACGCGTCGAAGCTCACCGCCTGCATCATGATCGTCGGACGTGAGTCCAACGGAGCAGCAGGACGGGGCGCAGCGCGAGCAGCGGATGCAGACGACGAACTTGCGAGGGGCGTCACACGCGACGCAGTGGACTCCGGAATCGAAGAGAACGATGCGGCACCGTCCACATGCGCGGTCTGCGCAGGAGCGCCCGCAGCAAGTTCGTCAGCGGACTCCGGCTGCAAAAGGGACGACGCGCCAACGCCATCAGCCAGCATCGCCTGCGCGGGCTCTGATGGTCCGTTCGGTTGCAGTGTGGCTGCTGGCGCCGAAAGCGCGGAGGAGACATCCGCTCGCGGAGCAGCCGACGATTCTTGCGACGCGGTCGCCTTCGAGAACTCGGAAGCTGAGTCCAAGCGCGACTCGTGCGCCTCCAACTCCCCTGCGGCCAGCTCATTCGTGGAGGACCTCGGCGTGACCTCGCCAGACAGATCCTCTTGGCGTGAAGCCGCCGCTGCGGGCTCAAAGCCCACGGCGGGCATCACGACGGTCGCGCTCGGTTCGGAAGCATCGCGCGCTTGGAGTCCAACTTCCCGTTGGGGGGCGGTTGCGACTGTCGACGCGTTCGGATCCGCGCTCTCGCGGGTTGCGTCCTCGCCGGCTGCCGATTGCGGTGCATCGGGCTCGCCCAGGGACAACGGCAACACCAGCGCCCTGCCCTCACGCGGCTCTTGAGCCAGGGCATCGACACCTGAAGGCTCGGAGCTGCTCTCGCGCTCTCGACGCAGCGCGAACTCCTCCGCGTTGAGGATGATCGGCTCCAGTCCTTCACGGGGAGGCATCGCGCTCGGCGTGCCTGCCTCCGCGGGCGAGGCGTCCGGCGAGGAAACCGCGGACTCTCCTTCGTCCAAGTTCCCCTCGCCGAGCCGCGCCTTGCGCGACACCCTCTGCGATGTCCCCTCCATGCGCTCGCGCACGGTCATCAGGACGAAGCGAGCCCGGTCATCTTCGGGCGCCTCGGAGAGCAGAGCCTCGAGCGCGGACACCGCTCGCGACGGCTGGTCCACCCGACGCAGCACGCGCGCGAGCTGTCGCCGAGCCTCCTGCCGCACGGCATCGCTTCCCGTGCGCGCCGCGGTATCCAGCAGGGTGATGGCGGCGGCCTCGGTCCCCGCCCGCAGCGAGAAACGCACGAGCGCGGCGGCCAGGCGCGGGGTCATCGGCAGGGTGCGGCTGGCCCGCGCGAGTTCCCCAAAGGCCCGCGCGGCATGCCCTTCTCGGAGCAGGCTCGCGGCGTCATTGCACAACCGGACCACCGCGGCGTCTACCTCGCGCGCGGAGCCTCCTGCGAATGCGCCGGCTCGGAGTGCTGGCTGCTCTGCAGCCGCAGACTCCGGCATGCCAGTGCCATTGCCGTTTCTCCCGCCACCCATGGGTGCGGCAGTCTACACACGATGCACGGCCCGGTGGGGCTCTCATCAAGCCCCTGTCCCTCGCTCACGTCCATTGACAGCCGAGCGACTTCCGCCCCCCGCAACCCGTCAGTGAGTCGCGATCGCCCAAGGCGTCACGTGCCGCCCGAGGCCGGTCCCTGAACAGGGACCACCGGGCCGCTCGGAGGATCGACCTGCGCCGCGGAGAAGAAGCGCCGCAGGTCCTCGGGCACGGGCGACTCCACGAGCCACACCTCCCCCGTCCGAGGATGGCGCAGTTGCAGGGCCTGAGCGTGCAGCAGGCACCGAGGCGCCGCGACGCCCGCCGCCTGTTTCGCCCCACCGTACCGGGCGTCCCCCAGAATCGGAGCGCCCAGCGCCGTGAGGTGGGCCCGGAGCTGATGCGTGCGTCCCGTGCGCGGCCACAGCTCCACGAGACAGAACTCCGGCCCCGCATGGAGCGTCTGGAAGTCCGTCTCGGCTGGCACGCCATTGGCCGAGCGCGTCGCCCGCCAACGACCGGGGCGCGAGGGATCCTTCGAGAGGGGCAGGTCTACCGTGCCGCGCGCGGGGAGGCCCGGGCCAGTCGCCGCCACGTACCGCTTGCGCGCCTGACCCTCGCGGAACTCCGCAGCCAACGCCGAGGTCGCCCGCGCCGTCTTGCCAAACACCGTCACCCCGGACGTCTCGCGGTCGAGCCGGTGCACCAGCCCCGCCTCACTCCCGAGGTACGTGCTCACCCGGTCCACGAGGCTCTCCCCGACCCGCCCTTCCGAGGGCTGCGCATTGATGCCCGCGGGCTTGTCCACCGCGATGACCTCCGCGTCCTCGAACAACACCCGCAACTCCGGAGCGGGCGCGGGCGCCGCGAGGGAGCTCGTGCCCGCCTCCTCCAGCACCACCGTCACCACCTGCCCCACGCTCAGCCGAGTCCCCGGGTCACGTGCCCGCTTGCCGACCACGTACACCGCTCCCACCTCGACGAGTCGCCGCGCCTCCTCGGGGGACACCCCCAACTCGGAGGCGATGGCGGCCCCCACCGCGAGCCCCGCCTGCTCGACCTTGAACGTCCGCCGCTTCACGCGCGACCTCCACGTCCCGGATGGCCGCAGCGCCGAACCCCACAGCTCGGCGAGCGGGCGAACGGGCGCGCATCCGTGACGAGCGCGGGTGAAGAAGCCATCCCATCGGGCATGAAACGCATGCGGCGCACTCTATGTCCGGAGGACTGCCACGCCTCGGGGTTCCTGTTACCTTGCGCCCCCCCATGGACCGTCCCCTGCATTCCGTGCGTACGCGGCTGGACGAGTTTCTCGTCGAGCTCGCCACCCTCCAGTACCGGCACGGCGCGGGACTCGCCGCGGACCTCCCCGTCGCGCGCCTGTACGCCGCCTTCCCCGAACTCTCCGCCCCCGACACGTTCGCCGCCGCCTCCGAGGCGCTCGCCAAGGCAAAGACCCGCGACGATGCGCTCGCCATCCGCCGCGTCGAGCTGCTGCGAGAGCTCATCGCCACCCAGGTCGAAGAAGGTCTCGCCGCGCGCCCCCGCGAGGCCATCGCTTCACTGGAGGCCCGCTCGGCCATCCCGGTGGATGACCAGACGCTCGGGCTCGGGGACATCCTGTCCCAGATTCCGCGCGAGTCCGACCGCGTCCGCCGCGGCCTGATGGAGCGCGCCGCCGGGCACTTCCTCTGGGAGAACCGAGGCCGCTACGGGGACCGCCACGAAGCCGCCCTCCGCGTGGCGGAGCGACTGGGTGCGCGGAACTACCTCGCCCTGCGCCAGGACGTCACCGGCATCGATACGACCAAGCTGGCGGAGGCCGCCGAGGAGACGCTCCGCCGCACCGAGGACGCGTATCGCGACGTGCTCGGCTACGCGCTGCGGAAGCTGGAGCCCAACCTGCGCGCCCTGCCCGGCGGGGATGCGCGCCGCCACGACGTCCAGGCCACGATGCGCGTCCCGTGGATGGACCCCTACTTCCGCCGCGAGGACACCTTCCCCGCCGTGACGCGCTGGCTCGGGGACTGGGGCTTCCACCCCAGCGCCGAGGGCCGCATCCTCATCGACGACGAGGAGCGTCCGGGCAAGGCGTCCCGCCCCTTCGTCGTCGCGGTGCGCGTCCCGAGCGAGCTTCGGCTGGTGCTCCAGCGCCAGGGCGGAATGGAGCCCCTGGGCAGCCTCCTGCACGAGATGGGACACGCGCAGCACCTGGCCCACGTGGACGCGGACGCGTCCGTGGAGCTGCGCCGGCTGGGGGATGCCTCCATCACCGAGGCCTACGCGACGACCTTCGAGCGACTGCTGCTGTCCCCCGGCTGGCTCAAGCGCTACCTGGGCCTGCCGTCCTCCACCGCGCAGGACGCCGCGAGGATGGCGGCGTTCCAGGCGCTGGCCGTCCTGCGCCGGCATTGCGCGAAGCTCGGCTACGAGCTGTCACTCGCCACGCGAGGCCCCTCACCCGACCTCGCGGATGAGTACGTGGTCGGACAACGCCGCGCGCTCTTCGCCGAGGCGCACCGTGGCTTCTTCCTGCATGACGTGGATCCGCAGCTCTACGTCGCGCGCTACCTGCGGGCCTGGGCTCTGGAGACCCGGCTCACCGCCTCACTGACCGAGCGCTTCGACGACGACTTCTGGCGCAACCCCTCGGCACGAAGCTGGCTCCAGGGGTTGTTCAAGCGCGGTGGCCAGACCGATGCAGACAGCCTGGCCACGGAGCTCTCGGGCACGCCGATGGCCCTGCCCGAGGCGGGAGCACGCCTCGTGGCCATCCTCAACCGGTAGGGGGTCGAGCCCCCGGGGACTACTTCTTCTTGCCGCGCAGCGCGCGGACAATCTTGTCCTTGGTGGGGTTCGCGGCAGCCTTGGGCGCGGCCACCGTCGCCTTGGGGGCGGTGGCGCGAGCCTGAGCGGCGCGCGCGCGCATCGCCTTCATGAGCTGCATCTCGATGACGAGCAGCTCGTCCGCCAACTCCTCGTTGTTGCCCGCAGCGCGCGGGAGCGGCGCGCGGGTGCTGGAGGCACCAGCGCCATGCCGCATGCGCAGGGCCTTCTCCTCCTCGGCCGTCAGCGTGGTCGACTTCTCCAGCGCTGCCTTGACCTCCTTGGCCGTCACCGTGCTACTTCCGACCTTGCGCTCCATCTCCGCTCCCTTGCTTGTTCGCGCCTGAACACCCGAGCATGTCGGATGCGTCCGAGCCGCAACCGTCGAGGATTGTAGAGGACGCAAGAGGACGGTCAAATTTTCTTCCAACAGGTCGAAGCCACGCTGTAGCGACAGGTCTCGCACACTACAAGTGAAGGCCCAGACCCAGGTACAGGGAGCCCAACACCTGACGTTCCCCTGAGAACGGCTCTCCGCGCGCGGACACGTTCTGGTAGCGCGCCTCGGCGGACAGGAAGAGTTGCCCGCCCAGTTCCAGGCCCACGCCCGCGCTCAGCTCGGCCCCCATCTGGAGCACGCGGGGGGCCGCTGACTCGGACCGGGCGTGCGCGACCAGCAGGGTCGCCCCCAGCCCCAGGTAGGGGCGAATCGGCGCATCCCCCAGCGGCGCCCAGCGCAGGGGCAGGGGCGTGGCCTCGGTGAGCAGTCGGCAGGAGGACACATGCCCTCCCATCTCCAGCATCGAGCCGGACTTGCGGTAGGCCCAGCCCAGCCCCGCGCTGAGCCCCGAGACCTGGGTCCGCGAGGGCCCACGCAGCACGAAGCCCCCGACAGGCGCCAGGGTGAGGTCCACGCCCCGCTCCGAGGCCGCGCGCGCGGGCAGCGCCAGCAGCACACCACCGCAGAGCAGCAAGCCGGAGCGCCAGGACATGCCCCCGGCCAGAGCAAGCGCGAGGCCAGGGCGAGTCTCCCAGGAGACTCAAGCCTCTGGCCCGCTGCCTCGCGACGCCCGCCAGACCGCCGCGTCAGGGCAGCCAGGCGGGCACGCCGCTCAGTTTCCGTCGTCCTCGTCGGGCTGCTCGGCCCCTTCGCCGCCCGAGGCAGGAGTCCCCGTGGCGTCCCCGGGCTTGGAGCGCGGCATGCCGAAGTGGTCCAGCGCGTCCGCGATGCCCTGCGGCTTGTCCGCGTCCGGGAGGAAGTCCTGGGGCGGCTGGAGGCGAGGGTCCTGCCCCACCTCCGTCAGCGTGGACTCCAGCGTCATGCGCAGCTCGGCGGCCTCGGGCGTCTTCTCGGAGGGCACGCCGATGCGGCCATCCAGGCGCGCCTTCAGGACGACCGAGGTGTCCTTGTCCACCAACACCTCGCCATCCAGCGAGCGCGGCAGGCGGTGGGCGAAGAAGTTGGCGCGGCGCTTCGAGGTCTCGTCCACGCCGTTCTTGGGCGCGAACAGGGCCGGCAGCTTCTGCGCCGGGCCGGAATCGACAGAGGGCCCCAGGGACACGGTGTACTTCCAGGCCGTGCGCCCCTCGTAGGAGACGGTGCCCTCGGGCGTGAGCTTCATGCGGCCCTGGAAGAGGCTGTCGAAGTCGCGGATGGCGCCGGTCAGCTCCGTGCGGGTGCGCTCGGCCATGCCGCGGTCGCGCAGACGCTGGCGGAACGGGCCGTAGCGGTTCTTGGCGAAGACCTGCCCGCCTACCCGCATGACCTCGAGCCCCTGGTCTCGCGAGTTCTCCAGGACCCCGTCGAA contains:
- a CDS encoding RluA family pseudouridine synthase, which gives rise to MKRRTFKVEQAGLAVGAAIASELGVSPEEARRLVEVGAVYVVGKRARDPGTRLSVGQVVTVVLEEAGTSSLAAPAPAPELRVLFEDAEVIAVDKPAGINAQPSEGRVGESLVDRVSTYLGSEAGLVHRLDRETSGVTVFGKTARATSALAAEFREGQARKRYVAATGPGLPARGTVDLPLSKDPSRPGRWRATRSANGVPAETDFQTLHAGPEFCLVELWPRTGRTHQLRAHLTALGAPILGDARYGGAKQAAGVAAPRCLLHAQALQLRHPRTGEVWLVESPVPEDLRRFFSAAQVDPPSGPVVPVQGPASGGT
- a CDS encoding peptidase M3; protein product: MDRPLHSVRTRLDEFLVELATLQYRHGAGLAADLPVARLYAAFPELSAPDTFAAASEALAKAKTRDDALAIRRVELLRELIATQVEEGLAARPREAIASLEARSAIPVDDQTLGLGDILSQIPRESDRVRRGLMERAAGHFLWENRGRYGDRHEAALRVAERLGARNYLALRQDVTGIDTTKLAEAAEETLRRTEDAYRDVLGYALRKLEPNLRALPGGDARRHDVQATMRVPWMDPYFRREDTFPAVTRWLGDWGFHPSAEGRILIDDEERPGKASRPFVVAVRVPSELRLVLQRQGGMEPLGSLLHEMGHAQHLAHVDADASVELRRLGDASITEAYATTFERLLLSPGWLKRYLGLPSSTAQDAARMAAFQALAVLRRHCAKLGYELSLATRGPSPDLADEYVVGQRRALFAEAHRGFFLHDVDPQLYVARYLRAWALETRLTASLTERFDDDFWRNPSARSWLQGLFKRGGQTDADSLATELSGTPMALPEAGARLVAILNR